From a single Brassica napus cultivar Da-Ae chromosome C9, Da-Ae, whole genome shotgun sequence genomic region:
- the LOC106391186 gene encoding cysteine-rich PDZ-binding protein — translation MVCDKCEKKLSKVIVPDKWKDGARNVTEGGGRKINENKLLSKKNRWTPYGTATTKCMICKQQVHQDGKYCHTCAYSKGVCAMCGKQVLDTKMYKQSNV, via the exons ATGGTGTGCGATAAGT GTGAGAAGAAGTTATCAAAGGTGATAGTTCCAGATAAGTGGAAGGATGGTGCTCGTAATGTTACCGAAGGTGGTGGCCGCAAGATCAACGAGAACAAACTTCTCTCCAAGAAGAACAG ATGGACACCTTACGGTACTGCTACCACGAAGTGCATGATTTGCAAGCAGCAAGTGCACCAAGATGGTAAATATTGTCACACATGTGCCTATAGCAAAG GAGTGTGTGCAATGTGCGGGAAGCAAGTGTTGGACACGAAGATGTATAAGCAAAGCAATGTATAA
- the LOC125593445 gene encoding sulfite exporter TauE/SafE family protein 2-like translates to MSHTQKNLDISRNSPKTCQKLKTTPNIKMINNLVPLTLSFLAITILLTPSMAEPEPSFIFPVHQLLNKTSSWLDFPNKFNQPKIELTASTLIAVVLSFLAATISSAGGIGGGGLYVPIMTIVAGLDLKTASSFSAFMVTGGSIANVGCNLFVRNPKAGGKTMIDFDLALLLEPCMLLGVSVGVICNLVFPNWLITSLFAVFLAWSTVKTFGNGFYYWRLESEMAKVREASMVEEEDEKMESVKFPLLGDYERPKRFPWMKLGVLVVIWLSYFAVYLLRGNKYGEGIISIEPCGITYWLLSSTQIPLTLFFTLWICFSDSVQGSQCSDHQVPVKDVEDLRSNDGRRSNKCMFPVMALLAGVLGGVFGIGGGMLISPLLLQVGIAPEVTAATCSFMVLFSSTMSAIQYLLLGMEHTGTASLFAIVCFVASLVGLMLVQKVINQYGRASIIVFSVGIVMALSIVLMTSYGALDVWNDFISGSYMGFKLPC, encoded by the exons ATGTCACACACACAGAAAAATCTCGACATCTCCAGAAATAGTCCCAAAACTtgtcaaaaattaaaaacaaccccaaacataaaaatgataaaCAATCTCGTCCCTCTAACTCTCTCTTTCCTCGCCATCACCATCCTCCTAACTCCATCAATGGCAGAACCAGAACCTTCCTTTATCTTCCCCGTCCATCAACTCCTCAACAAAACCAGCTCATGGCTCGACTTTCCGAACAAATTCAACCAACCAAAGATCGAACTAACCGCATCAACACTCATAGCCGTTGTACTGTCTTTCCTCGCCGCAACTATCTCAAGCGCCGGAGGCATCGGCGGCGGAGGTTTATACGTTCCTATAATGACCATCGTCGCGGGACTCGACTTGAAAACAGCTTCAAGCTTCTCCGCTTTCATGGTAACAGGAGGATCCATAGCAAACGTGGGGTGCAATCTTTTCGTCAGAAACCCTAAAGCTGGAGGCAAGACGATGATCGACTTCGACTTGGCTCTGCTTCTTGAACCGTGTATGCTTCTTGGAGTTAGTGTCGGAGTGATATGCAACCTCGTGTTCCCAAACTGGCTTATAACGAGTCTCTTTGCCGTGTTTCTTGCGTGGTCAACGGTGAAGACGTTTGGAAACGGGTTTTATTACTGGAGGTTGGAGTCGGAGATGGCGAAGGTCAGAGAGGCGAGTATggtcgaagaagaagatgagaagatggaGAGTGTGAAGTTTCCTCTTTTGGGAGATTATGAGAGACCAAAGAGGTTTCCATGGATGAAGCTTGGAGTTTTGGTGGTTATTTGGCTCTCTTACTTTGCAGTTTATCTTCTTCGCGGAAACAAATACGGCGAG GGAATCATATCAATCGAGCCATGTGGAATCACTTACTGGCTCCTCTCATCAACTCAAATACCCCTCACTCTCTTCTTTACTCTTTGGATCTGTTTCAGTGACAGTGTTCAAGGCAGCCAATGTTCTGATCACCAAGTCCCAGTAAAG GATGTAGAAGATTTGAGATCAAATGATGGAAGAAGATCAAACAAGTGCATGTTTCCAGTAATGGCTCTATTAGCCGGAGTTTTGGGTGGTGTTTTTGGTATTGGAGGCGGAATGCTCATTAGCCCTCTCCTATTACAAGTTGGTATCGCTCCTGAG GTAACTGCAGCAACTTGTTCTTTCATGGTATTGTTTTCATCGACAATGTCTGCAATTCAATACTTGTTACTAGGCATGGAACATACTGGAACTGCAAGTCTATTTGCGATTGTATGTTTTGTGGCATCACTCGTTGGACTAATGCTTGTCCAAAAGGTTATAAACCAATATGGAAGGGCTTCGATTATTGTGTTCTCAGTTGGTATCGTCATGGCACTGAGCATTGTGTTGATGACCAGCTATGGAGCTCTTGATGTTTGGAATGATTTTATCTCTGGCAGTTACATGGGTTTCAAATTACCTTgctga
- the LOC106391185 gene encoding probable transcription factor At1g61730: MSKKRNPLEDPPAASSSDEEEVESSAEEEEEEDDNSSSEEEEEDDPKPPPSSSAVTIAVPGKPTATLPADSESGSETETDSESEPEQPTNKGSGKAVLTAKKDKDTPPPPPVALALPAKSGAKRPSTEGPSKETNSKRVKKDEEKREDSKKPAAFQRLWTEEDEIAVLQGMIDFKKDTGKSPYDDTNVYYDYIKKSISFEVSKNQFMDKIRSLRKKYIGKEKPSFTKPHDQKSYRLCQYIWGPDGMGLESAVKSNGASKKSQKKTKKLDSVKQELSFGASPNGKTVDDDENDVEVAVAAKKHDWFDNSFLVQGIAGFGVDEHHVKQRWSLVPVETKKKVEEKLKLLQAKEIEFVLQKTEVLHQVTTMIAEASKNKPLDI, from the coding sequence ATGTCGAAGAAGCGTAACCCTTTGGAAGATCCACCCGCCGCTTCATCAAGCGACGAAGAAGAAGTCGAGTCTTCcgccgaggaagaagaagaagaagacgataactcctcatctgaagaagaagaagaagacgatccCAAACCTCCCccctcctcctccgccgtcACGATCGCCGTCCCAGGCAAACCCACTGCTACCCTCCCCGCCGATTCAGAATCCGGATCGGAGACCGAGACCGACTCCGAATCTGAACCGGAGCAACCAACAAACAAGGGATCTGGCAAAGCGGTCCTCACCGCGAAGAAGGACAAGGACactcctcctccgccgcctGTTGCTCTAGCTTTACCGGCGAAATCGGGAGCGAAGCGGCCTAGCACTGAAGGTCCGTCGAAGGAGACGAACTCCAAGCGGGTTAAGAAggatgaagagaagagagaagactCGAAGAAGCCTGCTGCTTTCCAGAGGCTATGGACCGAAGAAGACGAGATCGCTGTCTTGCAAGGTATGATCGATTTCAAGAAGGATACAGGGAAGTCTCCTTACGACGACACGAATGTTTACTATGATTACATCAAGAAGTCTATTAGCTTTGAGGTTAGCAAGAACCAGTTTATGGATAAGATTAGGAGCTTAAGGAAGAAGTACATCGGTAAGGAGAAACCGTCTTTCACGAAGCCGCATGATCAGAAGTCTTATAGGCTGTGTCAGTATATCTGGGGCCCTGATGGGATGGGTCTTGAATCCGCTGTTAAGTCCAACGGTGCGTCGAAAAAGAGTCAGAAGAAGACTAAGAAGCTTGATTCCGTCAAGCAGGAGCTTTCCTTTGGTGCCTCCCCCAATGGTAAGAcggttgatgatgatgagaatgatGTGGAGGTGGCGGTTGCTGCTAAGAAGCATGATTGGTTCGACAACTCGTTTCTTGTTCAGGGGATTGCGGGGTTCGGTGTTGATGAGCATCATGTGAAACAGAGATGGAGTTTGGTTCCGGTCGAGACCAAGAAGAAGGTTGAAGAGAAGCTCAAGCTGTTGCAGGCCAAGGAAATTGAGTTTGTGTTGCAGAAGACTGAGGTTTTGCATCAAGTGACCACTATGATCGCTGAAGCATCTAAGAACAAGCCATTAGATATATAG